A stretch of Candidatus Binatia bacterium DNA encodes these proteins:
- a CDS encoding xanthine dehydrogenase family protein molybdopterin-binding subunit, translated as MSAEKKTEFHVVNHSVPRRDGRVKVTGKAMYVSDVKLTGMAYAKVLRSPYAHAKIISIDASRAAAQPGVYCVITGNDLEGLNPYYGHAVKDHPLLAIDKARYVGEPVAAVVAENERAAFCALEHIDVKYEELKAVLTPEEAMAKDAPLLHERKFEAGALRGFEGEVTAGRGTNICQEHHLKWGNVEEAFKKAAAFVEAEYYFPMTYAYAMEAYVAIADVQENGVTVYSSAQHPFMVRHDLKSVFNLPVSQVRLIVPFVGGGYGSKSYTKIEPLTAACSWKAKLPVKLQLTIEEAMLTTRSDDAYTWMRTAVDASGKIIARQARIYMNTGAYAENSPLVVEKSTNRCVGPYAIPNVQIDNYSFYTNTVPASSYRGFGCAQVTLPGESQIDELAKKIGKDAYEFRLANAAKPGEEFMPKMRPFDGTLKEDLDIAAKAIGWKEPIAKSHGRSLACSTSDAGAYPLTSTAVRVHADGSITIMTGSTELGQGSHTVIPQIAAEELGVPFEKVHVVSSDTAITPYDRSTGASRTTTLMGSAVLEASREAIQQMVVMAADVLKVKVEQIQAVRGGVRCGEAQLNWSEVISKFYALPDGEVIGRAYIRKAGKFSQIPVFWETVSTAVEVAVDEETGKINVEKLVTVGDVGLAINPALAEGQDIGAATMGMGTGLFEELVYQGPQLMNGSILDYRLPRFADLPKKVDLYLVQNQDGVGPYGAKGGGEGSLNSIAANIANAVDRAMGVRIRSAPLTPEKVWRAIKRKDEG; from the coding sequence GCTCACGCGAAAATTATTTCCATCGACGCTTCGCGCGCCGCTGCCCAGCCCGGCGTCTATTGCGTCATCACCGGCAACGATCTGGAAGGGCTGAATCCCTATTACGGACACGCCGTCAAAGACCACCCGCTGCTCGCGATCGATAAAGCACGCTACGTCGGCGAGCCGGTGGCCGCGGTGGTCGCGGAAAACGAGCGCGCCGCCTTCTGCGCTCTCGAACACATCGACGTCAAGTACGAAGAGTTGAAGGCGGTCCTGACTCCCGAAGAAGCGATGGCCAAGGACGCGCCGCTCTTGCACGAAAGAAAGTTCGAGGCCGGCGCGCTGCGCGGCTTCGAAGGCGAAGTCACCGCCGGCCGCGGCACCAACATCTGCCAGGAGCACCACCTCAAGTGGGGCAACGTCGAAGAGGCCTTTAAAAAAGCGGCAGCCTTCGTTGAAGCCGAATATTATTTCCCCATGACCTATGCCTACGCGATGGAGGCCTACGTCGCCATCGCCGATGTCCAGGAGAACGGCGTCACGGTTTACTCATCGGCGCAGCATCCCTTCATGGTGCGCCACGATCTGAAATCCGTTTTTAACCTGCCGGTGAGCCAGGTGCGCCTGATCGTGCCGTTCGTCGGCGGCGGCTACGGCAGCAAGTCGTACACGAAGATCGAGCCGCTCACCGCCGCCTGCTCCTGGAAGGCCAAGCTGCCGGTGAAGCTTCAATTGACCATCGAAGAGGCGATGCTCACGACGCGGAGCGACGACGCATATACATGGATGCGCACGGCGGTCGACGCCAGCGGCAAGATCATCGCGCGCCAGGCGAGGATTTACATGAACACGGGTGCCTACGCCGAGAACAGCCCGCTCGTCGTAGAAAAATCCACGAACCGCTGCGTCGGGCCTTACGCGATACCCAACGTGCAGATCGACAATTATTCTTTTTACACCAACACCGTGCCGGCCAGCTCTTATCGCGGCTTCGGCTGCGCGCAGGTGACCTTGCCGGGCGAATCGCAGATCGACGAGCTGGCGAAAAAGATCGGCAAGGACGCCTATGAATTTCGCCTGGCGAACGCGGCCAAGCCCGGCGAAGAGTTCATGCCCAAGATGCGCCCGTTCGACGGCACGCTCAAGGAAGATCTCGACATCGCCGCCAAGGCGATCGGCTGGAAAGAACCGATTGCCAAGAGCCACGGCCGGAGCCTCGCCTGCTCGACCAGCGACGCCGGCGCCTATCCGCTGACTTCGACGGCCGTGCGCGTCCACGCCGACGGCTCCATCACGATCATGACCGGCAGCACCGAGCTAGGCCAGGGAAGCCACACGGTGATTCCGCAGATCGCGGCGGAAGAGCTGGGAGTGCCGTTCGAAAAAGTTCACGTGGTCTCGTCGGACACCGCGATCACACCTTACGACCGCTCGACCGGCGCGAGCCGGACGACGACGCTCATGGGCAGCGCGGTTTTGGAAGCGAGCCGCGAAGCGATCCAGCAGATGGTGGTCATGGCCGCGGACGTGCTGAAAGTGAAAGTCGAACAGATTCAAGCCGTTCGCGGCGGCGTCCGCTGCGGCGAGGCCCAGCTCAACTGGTCGGAGGTCATCAGCAAGTTCTACGCGCTGCCCGACGGGGAAGTCATCGGCCGCGCTTACATCCGAAAAGCCGGCAAGTTTTCACAGATTCCGGTCTTTTGGGAGACCGTCAGCACGGCCGTCGAGGTCGCCGTCGACGAAGAGACCGGAAAAATCAACGTCGAGAAGCTTGTCACCGTCGGCGACGTCGGCCTCGCGATCAATCCCGCGCTGGCCGAAGGACAGGACATCGGCGCCGCGACGATGGGAATGGGCACCGGTCTTTTCGAGGAGCTGGTTTACCAGGGACCGCAGTTGATGAACGGCTCGATCCTGGATTATCGCCTGCCGCGTTTTGCCGATCTTCCCAAGAAAGTCGATCTGTATTTGGTGCAAAACCAGGACGGCGTCGGACCCTACGGCGCGAAAGGCGGCGGCGAAGGATCGCTCAATTCCATAGCGGCGAACATCGCCAACGCCGTCGATCGCGCCATGGGCGTGCGCATCCGCAGCGCTCCGCTGACGCCGGAGAAAGTCTGGCGGGCGATCAAAAGAAAGGATGAAGGATGA
- a CDS encoding xanthine dehydrogenase family protein subunit M: protein MMPLRRFTIDQPKTVKEAAEMLSHYGETGRLYAGGTELLLAMKHDLLRYEHLVDVKPLPGLNTIETRNNSLRIGATVTHRAIEKSDAIREIVPVLADMAHHVANVRVRATGTLGGNLCFAEPHSDPATLLLALEAHVHVQGKGEQRMLKMDDLITGAYETALAPDELLLAIDVPLSSKTKRGAYLKFQIKERPTLGLALVLEVDDSGRNVSKARVVVGSVSAKPARSDQADALLVGPREKVEKQLADAAQILADAADPVDDLEGSAEYKRHLIGVYLRRAFVKALAS from the coding sequence ATGATGCCATTAAGACGTTTCACGATCGATCAACCCAAAACCGTGAAAGAAGCGGCGGAGATGCTGTCTCACTACGGCGAGACCGGCCGTCTTTACGCCGGCGGCACCGAGCTGCTGCTGGCGATGAAGCACGATCTGCTGCGTTACGAGCATCTCGTCGACGTGAAGCCGCTTCCAGGATTGAACACAATAGAAACCAGGAACAATTCGCTCCGCATCGGCGCGACGGTCACGCACCGGGCGATCGAAAAATCCGACGCCATTCGCGAAATTGTTCCCGTTCTCGCCGACATGGCCCATCACGTCGCCAACGTGCGCGTGCGCGCGACCGGTACGCTTGGCGGCAATCTCTGCTTCGCCGAGCCTCACTCCGATCCGGCGACCTTGCTGCTTGCGCTGGAAGCCCACGTGCATGTTCAAGGAAAGGGAGAGCAGCGGATGCTCAAAATGGACGATCTGATTACCGGCGCTTACGAAACCGCGCTGGCGCCGGACGAGTTGTTGCTCGCCATCGATGTTCCGCTGAGCTCTAAGACCAAGCGCGGCGCTTACCTCAAGTTTCAAATCAAAGAGCGGCCGACGCTCGGCCTCGCGCTGGTTCTCGAGGTCGACGACAGCGGACGGAACGTGAGCAAAGCCAGAGTCGTGGTCGGCAGCGTGAGCGCCAAGCCGGCGCGCTCCGATCAAGCCGACGCGTTGCTCGTCGGGCCGAGGGAAAAAGTCGAGAAGCAGTTGGCCGACGCCGCTCAGATTCTCGCCGACGCCGCCGACCCCGTCGACGACCTCGAAGGCAGCGCCGAGTACAAGCGCCACCTGATCGGCGTTTATCTAAGGCGGGCGTTCGTGAAGGCTTTGGCCAGCTAG